Within the Planctomycetia bacterium genome, the region TCTCTTTTTCCAAGATGATGTAGTCGGTCGACGGATGCTCGACGTGAGCCGAACGGCCCACGATGCTGCGTAGCAGATTCGTCGAGTGGACGTTCCCCCTCGTCGTGCAGTTCTCGACGACATGAAAGTATTCGTAGCCGGTCTTGATCTTGAAGTCGGCCGTTTGATTCCCCCACGCGAGATTGTTCGTCAGGCGGCTCATCTTCTCGGGCACGTTTCCGCCGTCGTCGGCTCCCGGCGGTGCGCCGCCGGTGCCGTAAATGTTGATGCCGTACATGCCGTTGAGAAACGCCGTTGAATCCCGGATCGTGTCGCGTCGAGCGCCGAAGATCGAGATCCCGCCCATGTCGCCGAAAGCGAACGCGGAATTGTTTCCCCAAGCCGTGCAACGCTCGACGACGTTTTCGCCGCTGCCCGGCTCACCGGAATTCATGCCGATGCCCCAGCCGTTCAAATACGCTCGGCAATCGCGGATCGTACATTGGTGGCCCGACAGCAGGAACATGCCCCACACGCTGCCGGCCGTTCCCATGGTGTAGTGAATGACTTTCATCGAGCTGAAGCCCGTCACGGTGATTCCCTCGATCACGACGCGCTTCGCGCCGACCAAGTAGATGCCGTTGTTGGGATTGATCGCCACGCTATAGCGATGCGTCTCGATCGGCTTCATGTCCGACGTCGAAACGTAGAGCTTGCCGCCGGCGATGTCGTGAAAGAACGTGCCGGGAATGAATTCCAACTCAGTGCTGTTCGGCATCCGATTCAAGATCGACAGCGTGTCGATTTCGTTGACGACCGGAACTTCTCCCTTGAAGTCGAAGTCGGCGACGTAGACGAACTGCTTGCCGGGCACCGCGCGGAACTTCGGTGCGGGCACATCGCCCCGGAGCAGCACCGTGCCGGAGATCTCGGCACGAATCACGGTCTCTTTGTCCGCGCTGCCGAGATTCTTTCGTTCGATCGACTCCGTATACTCGCCCGGGCCGATGCTCAAGGTGTCGCCGGGTTGCAACGCCGCGACTCCCTTCTGCACAGTGAGAAATGCCGCGTCGCGCGATGTGCCCGCGTGGGCGTCGTTGCCTTGCTTGTTGACGAATAGCTCGGCGGCGTTCGCTTGCGCACTCGCCATCGTTAAGAGAGCGATCAGGGCGCAACAACGGAACGATTGAAAAATCTTCATCATGAAGGTCTCACCGGAATAGGCGGCAGGTGTATCAAGACACGAAGCAACGATCACGATCGTCGCATGTCGAAGCAGACAGCAGGCGGGAGCAAGCGGAGTGTGTGTAGTGTGGGGGGTGATGCGGGCGGGGATTCGTAGCAGCTTGGGAACCGGCGGCGATCAGCCGAGGCCGTCGCCGGCGCCCCAAGGTTCTAACAGTTTTAATTGTTTTCCGGCAAGCGCTTGATAGCAATCCGGTAAATCGAAATGCAGCAGCACATCCGGCAATAGCGTGTGGTAAGGCCAGCGATAGTCTTCCGTCTCAGCCACTTCGGCAAACGACCGCAACGAGTTTTTCAGCGTCGTTTGCACCACTGCCGGGCTCAATAACGCCGCGAAGACGCCGGCCAGCGCGCCCCAGCCCTTTGCTGCCAAATGGATTTCCGTGTGCCCTTGATCTTGGAGCCAGCCGAGCACACGCAGCACATCGAACGTCTTTTGGCCCAGGTACGGCTTGTCGAGCATGATGCCGTTGGCGGCGTAAAAGTAATCGGCGTCGAATGCATACGTCCGATCGCGCGGGCCGCCGATATCGGCGCGCGACTCTCCGATACCGCGCACGTCGCACCCGTAGATCGCCGCATCTTTCTCAGCGTTCAGCAACTCCGCGAACAACGGCTCTTTGCGCATTTCGGCGTCGGCCGAAAGATGGGCGACATACAACAAGGCTCGCTTCGCGCCGCGCGGCGGGCGGGCCACGTGCGGCTCTGCGGTCAAGCGCGTGACGATGGCTTGTATGCCGGGCTCCGTCGTCACGGCATACGTGCAATAGTTCTTCGTCGAATAGCGGTTCTTTCCGGCGCTGCGCAGGATCGAATAGTCGGGCATGCCGTCGACTTCCGGCATTTTCAGCAGCGCGCGCGCCGCGTTGCGCAGGGCTTCGTCGTCGAGCTTCGGTCGCGTTTTCTTGAGGCTTGCGCTTCGTTCGCGCGTAAACGAAAACACGGTGCGCGAGTTCTCATATAGAACTTGACCGCGCGGCGTACACCACAACGTCTCATCCTGTTCGACCATGATCGGCGGTTCTTCCGATGAACCGGTAACGCCGGCCGCGGCGTTGAACACGCGGTACGTTACTTCTCGATTCGCCTTCGGATACGAATGCGTGTGCGGCCCGGTCTTCAGATGAATGTCGTTCGGCTTGCCGAGCAACGCATACAAATGCTTCAGACGCGCAAACGTCTCTTGGCTGCCGCGGATATCGAAGAAGTCTTTTTCTTGCGTTTGGATGACGATCGGCTTCGGCGCGAACGCCGCGAGCATGTCGCTCTGATCGAGGCCGAGCGCAAGTACGCGCCGCAGGCATTGCTCGGTGTCTTGCGTCAGTTCGTTCTCCGCATTCCGACGGAGCGTCGTAATCCAACCCGACGGCGCCGCCATCGTGAAGCGTGGCTCTAAAGCGCAAAGATAGGCGGTCTCCATGCCGCCGCCGGAATTGCCGGTGATGCCGACCCGCTGCGGATCGATCTCGGGGCGCGAGAGAAGGTAGTCGAGCGCGCGAATGCCGTCCCAAGCAAACCACGCGCTGCCGGACTCGCCGACGAGTACCTGCTGGTTGCAAGTTTGCGCATGCTCGAAGGTCGAGTATTTGTAGCGCGAGCCGATGCCGTCGTTCAAGTATTGGTAGCGCTCTCCTTGACCGGTAGGGTCGTAGATGAGCACGGCATAGCCTTGCAACACGAACCCCTGCACGATCGAATATTCCGCTATGGCGCTCTTGCTGTTCTCGGAATGACCGCACGCGACGACCACTGCGGGGAGCGGGCCCGAGCGATTCTTCGGCAGATATAAATTGCTGGCGACTTGCAGGCCCGGGCGGCTCTCGAAGATGATCTTTTCGATGCGATAACGCTCGCGCTCGACGACGCCGGTCGTGCGTGGGAGCAGCGGCGTCTTTTCCGGAGCGGGCCCGAAGCAGTTGCGCAACCGTTCGCGCACCGACAGCACGTAGGCTTCGGCATCGGCGCGGGTTTTCAAAGCGGCGCGACGCGCGTCTCCCGCGGCTTCGATCTCGCGCACTTGCCGCACGAGCCATTCCTGCATCATCCGCGGAAAGCGATTCAGCGGCTCGATCGCCGGCTTGGGAGCATTTACTTCCTTCGGCTCTGCGGCTGCGAGGCGGCCGTGCGAAGCGGCCTGAAATAGCGGAGCCCCCAACAGTCCTATGCCGGCCGCAGACAGCATCTCACGTCGACCGATACGGAGCGGGACAGGCGTCATGATGGGGTTCACAGGTGCTCGGTCTTGGGCGTCGACGGTAGTCGAACATACGCCGTAGCATGAGAACCTAGCCGTAACGCGAATGCAACAGGATTCACCTCGCGTCCGTGGGCAGCGCGGCCGCGTCTCTACTTCACTGCTTCTCAAGCTCGGCGAGAGTCTTACGGACCTTGTCCTTATACATCGCCGCGACCACTTCATGGTCGAGCACGAGCTTCGCGGCGGCTTGCTTCTCCGCCAACGTCGAAGTGGGAATGCCGCACACCGCGTCGAACAAATCCAAAGTCATCATCGCCGCGAAGATGCTCCGCTGCGGCACCGGCCCGAGCCGCTTACGCAACAGCTCGACCGCTTCGCGCCGCACTACGATGGCTTCCGCCGGCCGCTTCGCTAGATCGTAAAGCGAGGCGATCCGGTTCATGACCTTCCCCGTTTCATAGGGCGCGGCGACCGTCGCTTGTTGGTGGGCAAGTTCGATGGCCCGCTCGTAGCTTTGCTTGGATGTAAAAAACTGGACCGCGCTCTCGAAAGCCTTCGCCTGGCGGTCTTTCGCGGGATACGGCAATTGGAGAAACGACCGTAGCTCGCTTTCGATTTGCTCGCTCGTCGAGCGTGGATCGTCGGCCATGATCTGCAATCGCAAGACCCCGGCCGCGCTCCGCTGATACATCGTGGCCTGCGGATCGTTCGCCGCCGTAGCTGCGAACTCCAAGGCTTCCGCATAGCGTCGTTGAGTCCAGCGGAGCAGTGCCAATTGGCTATTCGCTTCGACGCGGTAGACCGGCAACGATTCTTTTTCGAGGTATGCTCGCGCGGCCGCTTCGGCTTCGTCGGGCTTGCTTCGATAAAGCTTGCCGAAAGTGGTGCGATACGCGAGGAGCTCGGCGTTGCCGGCCGCGCCGCGAGCGCTTGCGGCATCATCGACGATGAACTTCGTGCGCGTCCAGGCCCGCAGCATTCCGGCACCGTAGCTCCGTGCCATCGCGGGATCTAGCGCAGGCTCCGGCTGCGTATAAGGGACTTCAAGCGTCGCCGCGATCACCGCCCCGTCGCGTAGCGCGAAGTGATGCGAGTTCATCTTCGGATTCACGGCGTTCGGCTTCTGCGGATCGGTCAATAAGTTGAGCGGCGTCATTACCGCTTGCGGCCGCTCTTCTTTGATCCAGGCGATGTACTCGTCGAGATTCTCTTTTACGCGCGGCACGCCGAGCCCGAGAAAGTGAAACGCTTCATGAATGTCCCCCCGAAGCGCAGGGCAATGAAAATCGAGCGCATACTTCACTTGCTGCGCTGCGCCCAACTCTTGAATCGCTTGAATCTCGGGATAGATCGGCAGCGGGCCGTAATCGCGATTGTGGTCGTGCGGCGGACGGTTCTTTCCCTGATCGCCGGCTTGCACGCCGTCGCGATCGACCAGCGGCACGGCGAACAGAACGTAACGCTTACGAAACTCAATGCCGGCCGGCGAGTCCGACATCGCTTCTTGCAGGAAACCTTCGAGGACATAGCTTGCCATCGACTCACAAGCATGGTGCCGCGCCGTGACGAGCAGGGCGCTGCGCATCGCGCCGGCTTCGCCGATTTGAAGCAGCTCGACGGGAGTGCCGTTGCGCGTCTTCGTGAGAAATTGTTGCTTCAGATTCGGGTTGCTCGCGTGCTTGGCGAGAAACGTCTTTAAGTCGTCCGGGAGATAAGGAATGGCGACGGCGAAGCGGACTTTCGGATGTTCGGCAGTGAAGTCGTAAGTAAAGGTCTCCCGTTTGTCTTGCGCCGGCACGCCGGTAAGCGGTGCGTAGACGACCTGCTCGGCCCCGAGCCAGCGCCACGACTTTCCTTCGTCGACGCTATAAGCAGGCCCTCGAACGCCGATCTGTTGCGTCCCTACGAACGAGAACGTGACGCGCCCCGGCTGCGAAGCCGAGGCTTCGAAGTTCCAATAGAACCACGGCAGCCCGCCGCGCAGATCAGGCACGACTTGCACGGCGCCGGCTTCGTTTTTCACGACGATTACGTTGCCGCCCGGGTAATCCGAACGGATCGTGAGCTTCATCTCCGCGGCCGATGTCGGCGAAGCCACGATGAGCAAGCCGAAGACAAGTCCGAGTTTTACGATCGGCATCCAGCACCATCTCTGAGAGTGTGGAACTCGGAACCGTCTACTTCTTCTCGCTCGGCTTCGGGGCGACCGGTTTCTGATCGCTCAGCTTTTGCGCAAGAAGCCATTCGTAGAACTTCGGATCGTCGTACGTCATGGTCCAAGAGTCGTGTGCGGCGTCGGGATAGATCGTCAGCTTCGGTTCTCCACCGACTTTCTTGAGCGCGTCGATCATCTGCTGCGAGCGCTCGAGCGAAACCGCGGTATCCTTCGCGCCGTGAAAAGCCCAGGTCGGAATCTGCACGATCTGCTTGGCCCAATAGGTTTCGCCGCCGCCGCAGATCGGCGCGATCGCAGCGAACCGGCTCGGCTTGTAAGCCGCCAGCCGCCAAGAGCCGAAGCCTCCCATGCTTAGGCCGGTCACGTATACGCGGTCGGGATCGACGTGGTACTTGCTTTCGATGTCGTCGAGCAAAGCCATCAGCTCGATCGGTTCCCACAACATTCCCTTCGGGCATTGCGGCGAGACGACGATGAACGGGAAGTCTTTGCCGGCGGCGATCAACTTCGGCGGGCCGTGCTTCTTCACCATTTCGAGATCGGCCCCACGTTCCCCTGCGCCATGTAAGAACAACACGACCGGCCACGCCTTCTGCTTGTCGTACTCTTTCGGCAGATAGAGCAGGTAGTCCATCTGCACTTTCACCTGCACATCCAACTTGGCGGCGCTTTGCCGAGCCGACGGTTCCTCGGCAAACGAACGGACGGTAACGGTCGAAAACAAAATCGCCGTAGCGACGAGCAGACTGTTTTTCATCGGATCACCGGAGGGTTGCGTGCGGAATGCCGGGTCCGATTCTAGCCGCGGAGTCGGCGCGAGGAAAGATTCCCCTCTGCAACTCCGACCGGCTACAATCGCCCCGACGACTTCCTTCTCCTGCTGCAAGGATCACGCCGCCATGCGACGAACCGTTCTCTTACTCTCGTGCTTGGCGCTTCTTTCGCTTTCGACGCCGGTTCGGCACGTCGAGGCAACCGAACCTGCGGCTCCGGTGAAGAGCCTGATCTTGCCGGGCGAGTCGTTTCTCGTCGACGGTCGGCCGGCGTTCATCCTGTGGCCGGCTGCCGAGAATCGAAAGCAGCCGCAGCCGTGGATCATGTACGCGCCGACGTTGCCGGGCCTGCCCGACACTCACGAGAAATGGATGCACGAGCAATTTCTCGCCGCGGGCGTGGCCGTGGCCGGCATCGATGCCGGAGAGGCGTACGGTAGTCCTCGCGGGCGGAAGTCGATGTCGGCGATGTACGATGAACTGACCGAAAAGCGTGGCTTCGCGAAGAGGGTTTGTCTGTTGGGTCGCAGTCGCGGCGGCTTGTTCGTTAGTAGTTGGGCGAGCGAAAACGGCAGCAAAGTCGCCGGCCTCGCGGGCATCTATCCGGTGTTCGATCTACAAACCTATCCGGGCCTAGCACGAGCGGCACCGGCGTATGAGTTGACTGTCGAACAATTGAAGTCGCAGCTGGCGGAGCACAACCCGATCGCGAAGCTCGACGTGCTGGCGAAGTCGAAGATTCCCGTCTGCATCATCCACGGCGATGTGGACAAGGTGGTGCCGCTGGAAAAAAACTCGGCAGTGCTAGCCGAGCGCTACAAGCAAGCCGGCGCTGCGGAAAGCGTGCAGTTGATCGTGGCCGCAGGGCAGGGGCACAATTACTGGGAAGGCTTCTTTCGTTGTCGCGAACTGATCGACTTCGCCATCCGCCAGGCGAAGGCCGGCGCAGCCCCTTAAGAGCGCGATTTGCTTGGGTTGCACTTCTTAATGATGCCGGCGAACGTGCGCGCGAGTTCTTCGTTCGCCGTTCCCACGCGAATGAAAAAGCGCACGGGCACGCGGCCGAAGTAGCGACTCATCGAGCGTTCGTGCAAGGTGGTGGTTCGGCCGCGCGGCAGGCGACCGTAGAGCAGCGCGATGCCGTGGTTGCGCTCGACATAAGTCCGAATCGTCGCCGCGAGCACCGGTTCGACGTGCGGCGCCGGGCCGTCGAATACACGGCTTCGGTCGAGCACTTCCGTAATTTCGGGCTCGTCGGAAAAAGTATGCAGCGATGAGATCAGCGAATACCGGCGCAAGTCGGAAGGATCGACGCTCCGTTTTTTCGCAAGCGGGTGCTTCTTCGACGTGACTAATAGCGTTTCCAACTCATAGCCCGGCTCTTGTTCGACTCCCGGCGCTACGGGATCGGCGATCCGTTGCGTCGTCAGGCCGAAGTCGGCGGCGCCCGCCTCGACCGCTTGCGCGATCTGGCCGTCGCGCAGTTCGAGGAACGCGAGGCGAACCCGCGGCCGTAGCTTAAGCAAGGCATCGACGGCCGCAGGGAGGTCTTCCTGAAAGATCCGCGGAGTTCCGGCAACGACCAGCCGCTCTTCGGCCGCGCCGCGCGCAACCTCGAAGCGCTTGCGCAACGACGCGGTTGACGTGATGATCGGCGCGACCATTTCGGCCAGCATTCGACCTTCGGGCGTGAGATGGCAGCCCCGGCCGTGCGGTTCGATCAGCTTGACACGAAACTCGGCCTGTAGCGCGAGAACTTGTTCGCGCACCGTCGGATGCGTGAGCCCGATCGCGTGGGCGGCTGCCGCCAGGCTTCCCAAGCGGGCGGTTTCGCTGAAGCTGCGCAATTGCTGGAACGTGAGTTCCTTGTAGGTTCGGCGCTTCGCCGGAGGCCGTGGCATGGGGTGCCGATCGCGATAAAGGTTCAACCTGTAGGTTGTAACGAGAAAACGTCGTCTAATTTACACTTGTATCGAGCGTGGTTCCAGCAGAGACTCGCCCATAGCGAATCGCAGCTCTCGAGCGATTCCCCCGCCCTCCGCTACCCGCCTCTTCCGCTACCGCGCACTCGCGAGCCCGTCCCATGCTTAAATCGTTCCTCGCCGTTCTCCTGCTTGCGGCACCCGCGACGGCTGCGGAGGTCGTGTTGTTTCGCGACGGCAAGTCCGATTATGAAATCGTGTTGCCGGATGCCTCGCCGACCCCGGAGTTCGCGGCTTGCTTAAAGCAAACAGCGAGGCTCGTGCAGTCGGCGTTCAAGGCCAACGGCGTCGAGATCGGTATCGTCGCCGAGAAGGAGCACGACGCCGCGAAGCCGGCGATCTTTCTCGGATCGACGAACTTCGCCCTGAAGAACGGCGTCGACACCGAAAAGCTCGTCGATTGGAGCTATGTGCTCAGAGTCGTCGGACGCGATGTGATCGTCGCCGGCCACGATCAACCGACGCCGCTGCCGATCGATCCGAGAACGAAGCAAGGGGAAGGTTGGGATCGCGTCGGCACGGCGAAGGCCGCCGTGGATTTTCTGCGGCAGTACCTGGGAGTTCGGTTTCTCTATCCGGACCTTCCGGTTCGCACTCCGATCAGCGGCGCGGCCGGCATCGACTTGGTGAAGTCGCCGGCGATCGAGTATCTGCCGCTTAAGGCTGCCGTCTTGCCTGGCGATCTCAATGTCGCGAAAACTCCGGTGATGCGCGGCAACATGTCGTATCCGGCGAGCGCCAACTTCTACGACTTGGCGCACAACCGGTTCCCGCGCGTCGACGAACCGTTCGGCGCGCACACTTGGGAAACCGCGATTCCGGCCGCAAAGTACAACGCCGAGCATCCCGAATACTTCGCGCTGCTGAGCGGCAAACGTTGGAAGGCCGGCGACGGAAATGCGCAATACTGCCTCTCGAATCCCGACGTGCAGGAGTTGATTTACCGGCACATGGCGAAGCAGTTCGATGAAGGGAGCGCGGCGGTCGACCTCGGCCAGCCCGACGGCTTCCGCGAGTGCCAATGCGAGGAGTGCGCGAAGCTTTACGACACCGGCAAGGATTGGAGCGAGAAGATTTGGATCTTCGATCGGATCATCGCGGAACGGCTGTTGAAATCGCACCCGACGAAATACGTCACGCTGGTGTCGTATATTCTCACGGAGAATCCCCCGAAGACCTACTCGAAGTTTCCCGCCAACGTGCGCGTGATGTTGACCGGCACGAATGAGGAAGACATCGCGCCGTGGCGCAAGGCGGAAGTGCCGGCCGGCTTCTACGGTTACATTTACAATTCTTGCCCGAACTTGGCCACGCGCTACACGCCGATGCGCACGCCGACCTATGTGGAAGCGCAAGTCAAACGGCTCACCGCGAACAAAATCGACTCGATCTATCGCGACGGCAACGGCTTCCTCTTCGGCACGGAAGGGCCCGTGTATTACACGATGGGGCGGATGTTCGACGACCCGCAGCGGAACTCCGCGAAAGAGCTGCTGCCCGAGTTTTACGAGGCGGCGTTCGGCAAAGCGGCGACGAGCATGCGCTCGTTCTACGAGCAGCTCTATCACGCCATCAATCTCTACTCCGACCATATCGGCACGCGGAACGATGCTTGGACCTATCGCACGGTCGAAGGGCGCGGCCGGAAGTCGGTGACCGATCCGTTTCAATTCATCGCGTTCCTCTATCCGCCGAACGTCCTTTCCTCGCTCGATGCCGATCTCTCGCAAGCCGAGCGCTCGGCCGATACGGTTAAGGTGAAGACGCGGCTGGCGCTGGTCCGTCGCGAGTTCGAGTGGATTCGCAATCTGGCTCGCGTGGTGCATCTGTATCATGCGTTCGAGCTGCAACCGGACGGGCCGTCGCGCGAGCGGTTGCTCGACGCGATCGACCGACGCAACGCCGCGGTCGATGCGCTCTACGGCGACCGCGGAAGCCCGAAGTCCGACGGCGACTGGGCACAGGTTTTGTTTCCCATCATCGGACACGACGCGCACCACCTGCGATTAAAATACGACGGCTATCAAGAGCCCTATTCGCGCACGTGCCTCAACTGGGACACGAAGGCGATGCGCAGCGCTCCGCTGCCGGGCAAGAAACGCCTGACCGTGGCCGCGGCGCAATCGGAGGTAACGTTCGATAGCCCGATCTGGAAGGATGCCGCTGCGAATGAGTTGACACTCGTAACCCCGCTGATCGGGCTGCCGCGCAAGACGACGGTGCGTCTGCTTTACGACAAGACGAACCTCTACTTGCGGGCCGAATGCGATTTGGAGCCGGCGGCCGCGACCGAGTTTCCCGTCTATGGCCGCGACACCGACCTACGGGGGCAAGAAGCGATTGATCTCTACCTTGCGCCGCAAGCCGGGAGCGACGTCGCGTATCGATTTATGTCCGGCGCGGATGCCAAGAGCCGGTGGGATGCCGCGGCCGGTTTTATTACCGATGCGATCGATCCTCGGTACGGGCAAGACGATCCAACCTGGAACGGCGAGTGGCGAAACGAAACGCGGGTCGATGCGAAAGCCGCTCGCTGGGAGGCCTTGATCACGATTCCTTTCAAGAGCCTCGGCGTGCAACCACCGAGCGCGGGAACGACCTGGCGCGGCAACATCGCTCGTTACCATCCTCTACGTCCGTACAAGGTCGATCGCTCGATCTGGTCGTCGACGCTCGGGAATGCGAGCATGGACGACAGAAGCGTGTTCGGCGAGATCGTGTTCGAGTAGGCTGGGAAATCGGTTTCGTTTTCGGGGCGCGACACACAGACGGAGAGCGAGCGTTCGCCATGTTGAATCGCATCCTCATCGTGCCGATCGCGATCGTGTCGCTGCAATTCGTAGCGCTGCAAGCGGCGGACGTACCGCTTGTCGCCGAAGGAAAGCCGCGCGCGGCGATCGTCATCGCCGAAAAGCCGGCGCGATTGGTCAAGCTCGCGGCG harbors:
- a CDS encoding acetylxylan esterase, translated to MTPVPLRIGRREMLSAAGIGLLGAPLFQAASHGRLAAAEPKEVNAPKPAIEPLNRFPRMMQEWLVRQVREIEAAGDARRAALKTRADAEAYVLSVRERLRNCFGPAPEKTPLLPRTTGVVERERYRIEKIIFESRPGLQVASNLYLPKNRSGPLPAVVVACGHSENSKSAIAEYSIVQGFVLQGYAVLIYDPTGQGERYQYLNDGIGSRYKYSTFEHAQTCNQQVLVGESGSAWFAWDGIRALDYLLSRPEIDPQRVGITGNSGGGMETAYLCALEPRFTMAAPSGWITTLRRNAENELTQDTEQCLRRVLALGLDQSDMLAAFAPKPIVIQTQEKDFFDIRGSQETFARLKHLYALLGKPNDIHLKTGPHTHSYPKANREVTYRVFNAAAGVTGSSEEPPIMVEQDETLWCTPRGQVLYENSRTVFSFTRERSASLKKTRPKLDDEALRNAARALLKMPEVDGMPDYSILRSAGKNRYSTKNYCTYAVTTEPGIQAIVTRLTAEPHVARPPRGAKRALLYVAHLSADAEMRKEPLFAELLNAEKDAAIYGCDVRGIGESRADIGGPRDRTYAFDADYFYAANGIMLDKPYLGQKTFDVLRVLGWLQDQGHTEIHLAAKGWGALAGVFAALLSPAVVQTTLKNSLRSFAEVAETEDYRWPYHTLLPDVLLHFDLPDCYQALAGKQLKLLEPWGAGDGLG
- a CDS encoding LysR family transcriptional regulator: MPRPPAKRRTYKELTFQQLRSFSETARLGSLAAAAHAIGLTHPTVREQVLALQAEFRVKLIEPHGRGCHLTPEGRMLAEMVAPIITSTASLRKRFEVARGAAEERLVVAGTPRIFQEDLPAAVDALLKLRPRVRLAFLELRDGQIAQAVEAGAADFGLTTQRIADPVAPGVEQEPGYELETLLVTSKKHPLAKKRSVDPSDLRRYSLISSLHTFSDEPEITEVLDRSRVFDGPAPHVEPVLAATIRTYVERNHGIALLYGRLPRGRTTTLHERSMSRYFGRVPVRFFIRVGTANEELARTFAGIIKKCNPSKSRS
- a CDS encoding prolyl oligopeptidase family serine peptidase yields the protein MRRTVLLLSCLALLSLSTPVRHVEATEPAAPVKSLILPGESFLVDGRPAFILWPAAENRKQPQPWIMYAPTLPGLPDTHEKWMHEQFLAAGVAVAGIDAGEAYGSPRGRKSMSAMYDELTEKRGFAKRVCLLGRSRGGLFVSSWASENGSKVAGLAGIYPVFDLQTYPGLARAAPAYELTVEQLKSQLAEHNPIAKLDVLAKSKIPVCIIHGDVDKVVPLEKNSAVLAERYKQAGAAESVQLIVAAGQGHNYWEGFFRCRELIDFAIRQAKAGAAP
- a CDS encoding DUF4838 domain-containing protein — its product is MLKSFLAVLLLAAPATAAEVVLFRDGKSDYEIVLPDASPTPEFAACLKQTARLVQSAFKANGVEIGIVAEKEHDAAKPAIFLGSTNFALKNGVDTEKLVDWSYVLRVVGRDVIVAGHDQPTPLPIDPRTKQGEGWDRVGTAKAAVDFLRQYLGVRFLYPDLPVRTPISGAAGIDLVKSPAIEYLPLKAAVLPGDLNVAKTPVMRGNMSYPASANFYDLAHNRFPRVDEPFGAHTWETAIPAAKYNAEHPEYFALLSGKRWKAGDGNAQYCLSNPDVQELIYRHMAKQFDEGSAAVDLGQPDGFRECQCEECAKLYDTGKDWSEKIWIFDRIIAERLLKSHPTKYVTLVSYILTENPPKTYSKFPANVRVMLTGTNEEDIAPWRKAEVPAGFYGYIYNSCPNLATRYTPMRTPTYVEAQVKRLTANKIDSIYRDGNGFLFGTEGPVYYTMGRMFDDPQRNSAKELLPEFYEAAFGKAATSMRSFYEQLYHAINLYSDHIGTRNDAWTYRTVEGRGRKSVTDPFQFIAFLYPPNVLSSLDADLSQAERSADTVKVKTRLALVRREFEWIRNLARVVHLYHAFELQPDGPSRERLLDAIDRRNAAVDALYGDRGSPKSDGDWAQVLFPIIGHDAHHLRLKYDGYQEPYSRTCLNWDTKAMRSAPLPGKKRLTVAAAQSEVTFDSPIWKDAAANELTLVTPLIGLPRKTTVRLLYDKTNLYLRAECDLEPAAATEFPVYGRDTDLRGQEAIDLYLAPQAGSDVAYRFMSGADAKSRWDAAAGFITDAIDPRYGQDDPTWNGEWRNETRVDAKAARWEALITIPFKSLGVQPPSAGTTWRGNIARYHPLRPYKVDRSIWSSTLGNASMDDRSVFGEIVFE
- a CDS encoding dienelactone hydrolase family protein; protein product: MKNSLLVATAILFSTVTVRSFAEEPSARQSAAKLDVQVKVQMDYLLYLPKEYDKQKAWPVVLFLHGAGERGADLEMVKKHGPPKLIAAGKDFPFIVVSPQCPKGMLWEPIELMALLDDIESKYHVDPDRVYVTGLSMGGFGSWRLAAYKPSRFAAIAPICGGGETYWAKQIVQIPTWAFHGAKDTAVSLERSQQMIDALKKVGGEPKLTIYPDAAHDSWTMTYDDPKFYEWLLAQKLSDQKPVAPKPSEKK